A single Diachasmimorpha longicaudata isolate KC_UGA_2023 chromosome 10, iyDiaLong2, whole genome shotgun sequence DNA region contains:
- the LOC135166515 gene encoding uncharacterized protein LOC135166515 isoform X2 → MHYNCVILSLLLITTWIRCHPTPPGDIQQHLVKTSNRLRRNSNGPEDPALPLSPRRLEKMLEKAILKIITSDLTNSNVLLLKSLNYSLEEVLAIRERELNKKLPQDPEPLAMVKPDGKEILVVKGVGKKSPEMMDYDAFNRKAVEDYENIGNKMEYATPLDYDDTITRERRIEDNSNGGFHANFDRAMEPHVVFKIRYDDAEIDSNSFERDNERVVDSNLEGMRILGKTSGEAPGIRQSGHPSRTTRPSDDDPTATLDAGESTTEDAGINVNGDNEVDGRHSAAKRISEYEGLEWVEDDVYRVIPEALNYELNNYEEENETMEAEYQSGNSSIEEMTNDYFGYQEDSRTDNGTEGNLTDYQQLAAAHRRDQAQNAIEEIKMRVLAMTGRFNLTTNNNQVQREKLTMFSPTCDVPKNTDPETWADSFSMNMNFKMNLTSSDHIVAARLRIYKLPQVNPTASSSSISTVDEGEEEEKKIRISVYYYTKSLKKHRSKKRLMDSVVTPLTPAGGHLALDVRQALRFWRQPSRGTHPSSNNNHGIVVQVEDQDGRPLKPALYIHQDTCHTNAEDADEKAYQRVPAIFLQACSRYVRVVNGEAVTYVNCKNLRTSQH, encoded by the exons atGCATTACAATTGTGTAATCCTGTCGCTGTTGCTGATCACCACGTGGATCCGGTGTCACCCGACACCCCCAGGTGATATTCAGCAGCACCTTGTGAAGACAAGCAATCGCCTCCGAAGAAATTCCAACGGGCCCGAAGATCCAGCACTCCCCCTCAGTCCCCGAAGACTGGAAAAAATGCTGGAAAAAGCAATTCTTAAGATAATAACCAGTGATTTAACCAACTCCAACGTGCTGCTCCTGAAGAGTTTGAACTACAGCCTAGAAGAAGTGCTGGCAATTCGTGaacgagagttgaataaaaaattaccgcAAGATCCTGAGCCCCTGGCAATGGTAAAACCGGATGGCAAGGAGATCCTAGTGGTGAAAGGAGTCGGTAAAAAATCACCGGAGATGATGGACTACGATGCCTTCAACAGAAAAGCTGTTGAGGATTACGAGAACATCGGTAACAAGATGGAGTATGCAACGCCGTTGGATTACGATGATACGATAACACGGGAGAGGAGAATCGAGGACAATTCTAACGGTGGGTTTCATGCTAATTTTGATCGGGCCATGGAGCCCCACGTGGTGTTCAAAATTCGGTACGATGATGCCGAGATTGATTCGAATTCGTTTGAGAGGGACAACGAGCGTGTGGTGGATTCGAATTTGGAGGGAATGAGGATTTTGGGAAAGACCTCTGgagaagccccagggattcggcAGTCTGGCCATCCTTCCAGGACAACGAGACCCTCGGATGATGATCCTACAGCGACCCTCGACGCTGGTGAATCGACTACTGAAGACGCTGGGATCAACGTCAACGGTGACAACGAAGTTGATGGCAGACATTCGGCTGCCAAGAGAATCAGCGAGTACGAGGGCTTGGAGTGGGTCGAGGATGATGTTTATCGGGTAATACCAGAAGCCCTCAATTACGAACTCAATAATTATGAGGAGGAGAATGAGACGATGGAGGCGGAATATCAGTCTGGGAATTCGTCGATCGAGGAGATGACCAATGATTATTTTGGGTATCAGGAGGACAGCAGAACGGATAATGGTACCGAGGGGAATCTTACGGATTATCAGCAATTAGCTGCGGCACATCGAAGGGA TCAAGCGCAAAATGCCATCGAGGAGATAAAAATGCGGGTCCTAGCGATGACCGGGCGATTCAATTTGACCACCAACAACAATCAAGTGCAACGAGAAAAATTGACAATGTTTTCTCCCACTT GTGACGTCCCGAAAAATACGGATCCAGAAACTTGGGCTGATTCGTTCTCGATGaatatgaattttaaaatgaatttgacATCGAGCGATCACATTGTAGCTGCTAGATTACGAATCTACAAGCTTCCTCAGGTAAATCCCACCGCCTCCAGTTCTAGTATTTCTACGGTGGACGAaggagaggaggaggagaagaaaATTCGAATATCTGTATATTATTACACGAAGTCTCTGAAGAAACACAGAT CCAAAAAACGCCTAATGGACTCAGTAGTGACTCCACTGACACCTGCTGGGGGTCACCTGGCGCTGGACGTGAGACAGGCATTGAGATTCTGGCGACAACCATCGAGAGGAACTCACCCAAGCAGCAACAATAATCATGGTATTGTCGTGCAGGTTGAGGATCAAGATGGAAGACCTCTGAAGCCTGCCTTGTACATTCACCAAGACACCTGTCACACGAACGCCGAGGATGCAGATGAGAAGGCAT ACCAACGCGTCCCTGCAATTTTCCTCCAAGCCTGTTCTCGTTATGTTCGAGTCGTAAATGGCGAAGCTGTCACATACGTCAACTGTAAAAATCTGAGAACCTCTCAGCACTGA
- the LOC135166515 gene encoding uncharacterized protein LOC135166515 isoform X1, with amino-acid sequence MHYNCVILSLLLITTWIRCHPTPPGDIQQHLVKTSNRLRRNSNGPEDPALPLSPRRLEKMLEKAILKIITSDLTNSNVLLLKSLNYSLEEVLAIRERELNKKLPQDPEPLAMVKPDGKEILVVKGVGKKSPEMMDYDAFNRKAVEDYENIGNKMEYATPLDYDDTITRERRIEDNSNGGFHANFDRAMEPHVVFKIRYDDAEIDSNSFERDNERVVDSNLEGMRILGKTSGEAPGIRQSGHPSRTTRPSDDDPTATLDAGESTTEDAGINVNGDNEVDGRHSAAKRISEYEGLEWVEDDVYRVIPEALNYELNNYEEENETMEAEYQSGNSSIEEMTNDYFGYQEDSRTDNGTEGNLTDYQQLAAAHRRERNQSVDSQAQNAIEEIKMRVLAMTGRFNLTTNNNQVQREKLTMFSPTCDVPKNTDPETWADSFSMNMNFKMNLTSSDHIVAARLRIYKLPQVNPTASSSSISTVDEGEEEEKKIRISVYYYTKSLKKHRSKKRLMDSVVTPLTPAGGHLALDVRQALRFWRQPSRGTHPSSNNNHGIVVQVEDQDGRPLKPALYIHQDTCHTNAEDADEKAYQRVPAIFLQACSRYVRVVNGEAVTYVNCKNLRTSQH; translated from the exons atGCATTACAATTGTGTAATCCTGTCGCTGTTGCTGATCACCACGTGGATCCGGTGTCACCCGACACCCCCAGGTGATATTCAGCAGCACCTTGTGAAGACAAGCAATCGCCTCCGAAGAAATTCCAACGGGCCCGAAGATCCAGCACTCCCCCTCAGTCCCCGAAGACTGGAAAAAATGCTGGAAAAAGCAATTCTTAAGATAATAACCAGTGATTTAACCAACTCCAACGTGCTGCTCCTGAAGAGTTTGAACTACAGCCTAGAAGAAGTGCTGGCAATTCGTGaacgagagttgaataaaaaattaccgcAAGATCCTGAGCCCCTGGCAATGGTAAAACCGGATGGCAAGGAGATCCTAGTGGTGAAAGGAGTCGGTAAAAAATCACCGGAGATGATGGACTACGATGCCTTCAACAGAAAAGCTGTTGAGGATTACGAGAACATCGGTAACAAGATGGAGTATGCAACGCCGTTGGATTACGATGATACGATAACACGGGAGAGGAGAATCGAGGACAATTCTAACGGTGGGTTTCATGCTAATTTTGATCGGGCCATGGAGCCCCACGTGGTGTTCAAAATTCGGTACGATGATGCCGAGATTGATTCGAATTCGTTTGAGAGGGACAACGAGCGTGTGGTGGATTCGAATTTGGAGGGAATGAGGATTTTGGGAAAGACCTCTGgagaagccccagggattcggcAGTCTGGCCATCCTTCCAGGACAACGAGACCCTCGGATGATGATCCTACAGCGACCCTCGACGCTGGTGAATCGACTACTGAAGACGCTGGGATCAACGTCAACGGTGACAACGAAGTTGATGGCAGACATTCGGCTGCCAAGAGAATCAGCGAGTACGAGGGCTTGGAGTGGGTCGAGGATGATGTTTATCGGGTAATACCAGAAGCCCTCAATTACGAACTCAATAATTATGAGGAGGAGAATGAGACGATGGAGGCGGAATATCAGTCTGGGAATTCGTCGATCGAGGAGATGACCAATGATTATTTTGGGTATCAGGAGGACAGCAGAACGGATAATGGTACCGAGGGGAATCTTACGGATTATCAGCAATTAGCTGCGGCACATCGAAGGGA GAGGAATCAATCGGTCGACAG TCAAGCGCAAAATGCCATCGAGGAGATAAAAATGCGGGTCCTAGCGATGACCGGGCGATTCAATTTGACCACCAACAACAATCAAGTGCAACGAGAAAAATTGACAATGTTTTCTCCCACTT GTGACGTCCCGAAAAATACGGATCCAGAAACTTGGGCTGATTCGTTCTCGATGaatatgaattttaaaatgaatttgacATCGAGCGATCACATTGTAGCTGCTAGATTACGAATCTACAAGCTTCCTCAGGTAAATCCCACCGCCTCCAGTTCTAGTATTTCTACGGTGGACGAaggagaggaggaggagaagaaaATTCGAATATCTGTATATTATTACACGAAGTCTCTGAAGAAACACAGAT CCAAAAAACGCCTAATGGACTCAGTAGTGACTCCACTGACACCTGCTGGGGGTCACCTGGCGCTGGACGTGAGACAGGCATTGAGATTCTGGCGACAACCATCGAGAGGAACTCACCCAAGCAGCAACAATAATCATGGTATTGTCGTGCAGGTTGAGGATCAAGATGGAAGACCTCTGAAGCCTGCCTTGTACATTCACCAAGACACCTGTCACACGAACGCCGAGGATGCAGATGAGAAGGCAT ACCAACGCGTCCCTGCAATTTTCCTCCAAGCCTGTTCTCGTTATGTTCGAGTCGTAAATGGCGAAGCTGTCACATACGTCAACTGTAAAAATCTGAGAACCTCTCAGCACTGA
- the LOC135166515 gene encoding uncharacterized protein LOC135166515 isoform X3: MHYNCVILSLLLITTWIRCHPTPPGDIQQHLVKTSNRLRRNSNGPEDPALPLSPRRLEKMLEKAILKIITSDLTNSNVLLLKSLNYSLEEVLAIRERELNKKLPQDPEPLAMVKPDGKEILVVKGVGKKSPEMMDYDAFNRKAVEDYENIGNKMEYATPLDYDDTITRERRIEDNSNGGFHANFDRAMEPHVVFKIRYDDAEIDSNSFERDNERVVDSNLEGMRILGKTSGEAPGIRQSGHPSRTTRPSDDDPTATLDAGESTTEDAGINVNGDNEVDGRHSAAKRISEYEGLEWVEDDVYRVIPEALNYELNNYEEENETMEAEYQSGNSSIEEMTNDYFGYQEDSRTDNGTEGNLTDYQQLAAAHRRERNQSVDSQAQNAIEEIKMRVLAMTGRFNLTTNNNQVQREKLTMFSPTCDVPKNTDPETWADSFSMNMNFKMNLTSSDHIVAARLRIYKLPQVNPTASSSSISTVDEGEEEEKKIRISVYYYTKSLKKHRSKKRLMDSVVTPLTPAGGHLALDVRQALRFWRQPSRGTHPSSNNNHGIVVQVEDQDGRPLKPALYIHQDTCHTNAEDADEKTNASLQFSSKPVLVMFES; this comes from the exons atGCATTACAATTGTGTAATCCTGTCGCTGTTGCTGATCACCACGTGGATCCGGTGTCACCCGACACCCCCAGGTGATATTCAGCAGCACCTTGTGAAGACAAGCAATCGCCTCCGAAGAAATTCCAACGGGCCCGAAGATCCAGCACTCCCCCTCAGTCCCCGAAGACTGGAAAAAATGCTGGAAAAAGCAATTCTTAAGATAATAACCAGTGATTTAACCAACTCCAACGTGCTGCTCCTGAAGAGTTTGAACTACAGCCTAGAAGAAGTGCTGGCAATTCGTGaacgagagttgaataaaaaattaccgcAAGATCCTGAGCCCCTGGCAATGGTAAAACCGGATGGCAAGGAGATCCTAGTGGTGAAAGGAGTCGGTAAAAAATCACCGGAGATGATGGACTACGATGCCTTCAACAGAAAAGCTGTTGAGGATTACGAGAACATCGGTAACAAGATGGAGTATGCAACGCCGTTGGATTACGATGATACGATAACACGGGAGAGGAGAATCGAGGACAATTCTAACGGTGGGTTTCATGCTAATTTTGATCGGGCCATGGAGCCCCACGTGGTGTTCAAAATTCGGTACGATGATGCCGAGATTGATTCGAATTCGTTTGAGAGGGACAACGAGCGTGTGGTGGATTCGAATTTGGAGGGAATGAGGATTTTGGGAAAGACCTCTGgagaagccccagggattcggcAGTCTGGCCATCCTTCCAGGACAACGAGACCCTCGGATGATGATCCTACAGCGACCCTCGACGCTGGTGAATCGACTACTGAAGACGCTGGGATCAACGTCAACGGTGACAACGAAGTTGATGGCAGACATTCGGCTGCCAAGAGAATCAGCGAGTACGAGGGCTTGGAGTGGGTCGAGGATGATGTTTATCGGGTAATACCAGAAGCCCTCAATTACGAACTCAATAATTATGAGGAGGAGAATGAGACGATGGAGGCGGAATATCAGTCTGGGAATTCGTCGATCGAGGAGATGACCAATGATTATTTTGGGTATCAGGAGGACAGCAGAACGGATAATGGTACCGAGGGGAATCTTACGGATTATCAGCAATTAGCTGCGGCACATCGAAGGGA GAGGAATCAATCGGTCGACAG TCAAGCGCAAAATGCCATCGAGGAGATAAAAATGCGGGTCCTAGCGATGACCGGGCGATTCAATTTGACCACCAACAACAATCAAGTGCAACGAGAAAAATTGACAATGTTTTCTCCCACTT GTGACGTCCCGAAAAATACGGATCCAGAAACTTGGGCTGATTCGTTCTCGATGaatatgaattttaaaatgaatttgacATCGAGCGATCACATTGTAGCTGCTAGATTACGAATCTACAAGCTTCCTCAGGTAAATCCCACCGCCTCCAGTTCTAGTATTTCTACGGTGGACGAaggagaggaggaggagaagaaaATTCGAATATCTGTATATTATTACACGAAGTCTCTGAAGAAACACAGAT CCAAAAAACGCCTAATGGACTCAGTAGTGACTCCACTGACACCTGCTGGGGGTCACCTGGCGCTGGACGTGAGACAGGCATTGAGATTCTGGCGACAACCATCGAGAGGAACTCACCCAAGCAGCAACAATAATCATGGTATTGTCGTGCAGGTTGAGGATCAAGATGGAAGACCTCTGAAGCCTGCCTTGTACATTCACCAAGACACCTGTCACACGAACGCCGAGGATGCAGATGAGAAG ACCAACGCGTCCCTGCAATTTTCCTCCAAGCCTGTTCTCGTTATGTTCGAGTCGTAA